Below is a genomic region from Ferribacterium limneticum.
AGCGTCGAAAAAGCAGTCAGGGCTATAGCATTAACCTTCATGCGAAACAGCTTTCGTTCGATTTTCATCAATTTAGTCTCCAGTTATTCGAATTTGAACCTCCTTAAAACCCACCATGATCTGGGCTTTTGGAGGCGCTTAGTTACTCAGAAGGTAAAGTTGAGACCAACATTCAGGAGAAAAGACTGTTCTCCGACAGCGGGGATGCCCGCGGCGACAATGCTGGTCTTGATCGTTGCAGCAGAGCCGGCGTCAACGTAGGCCATCTGGACATAAAACGTGGTGTCGGGCCTAAATGAAAAGTCATTGCTGAAGACAAGGTTACGGGTGTGATCATTTGAGTTCCGTTTGTCCTTGTTGTCGTAATAGGCAACGGTCGCCGTGTTTCGGGGGTGCCACTTCCAATCGACACCCACGCCGATTCCGTCTACGTCAGATACATTTGCACCCGCTTTGGTGTCGTTCTTGGCATTCAGATAATTTCCCTTAAAGGTGAAATCGCCGAAAGGAATAGCAATACCAAGTCCGGCATGCTTCACGTTGCTGTGAGCGGTCGCCTCATCCTTAACTTCCTGATACGACGCTGAAAGGGTGACCGGACCGGTGTAAGTAGCGCCAAGTGCATACGCGCTGTTTTTTTCCATGCCCCCCTCTTTGCCACCAAGAGCCCAGAGGACGCCGAAATTCACGGGGCCAATAGTATTGCGGTACTGAATTGCATTGCTAAAAAATATACCAACGTCGTTATTTGTATTTCGGTCAGTGCCAGGCCCACCCGCGGTGGCCGCATATTGGTTGTAGGCCCAGGCGTAGAGGTTGGAGAACTGCTCTTTGAATGCCCTGGGCTCAGTCGCTATATGTGCCAGCAGCGCCGGACCATATTGGCGACCAAGCGTGACACTGCCCCAATCTCCGCTCAGGCCGAGATTTGCCTGGCGACGGAAAAGCACGTTGCCTGTACCCGCGGCATCACCCGTACCATGAAAATTGCCGTTGTTTGTATCGAAGTGGGCTTCGAGGTTAAAGAAACCGCTCAGGCCTTTGCCCAAATCTCTATTTCCCTTGAAACCGAGTACGGATTGACGCAAGCCGCTCGTTTCCATCGATGTCTTGCTGCCACCGCCTCCTTGATCAGATTTGCTCTGATAAAGGAATCCAGCATCAATAATCCCGAAGATTTCCACACCGGGCAGTCCAGTTTCTAAAGCCTGCGACGCCGGTACCATAGACAGCATCAGTACGGCCGCCGCAACGGTATTTTTCTTTGAGAAATTCGCATGAACGCGGATTCTGCAAGTTTTGCTTTTAGTAAAAGTCATTGTCCCCTCCTAATGTTAATACTTAACAATTAATGGTTTAACGTAATGCTCGCGCTGCAAAACATTCGTTGATGGGACAGAGAGCAGAGTTCATGCCAGCACAAAAAGTGCTTAAAACTGGTCGTAAACAGTGAATATTCAAAATTATTCGCTTAAATTTCAATATTCCCTGCGACAGTTGTAGCTTTGCGACATCTCCAGCAGCGACAGTTGTCTAAAGGCTGCGACGAAAAGACCAGATTTCAGGGCAGGCTTTAAGGATTGATATAACTGCCCTCGTCCCTCCCGGCTCACATTCCTCTTGATAAGCACCGAGGCGCTTGCTGCAACGAAGGCGTTCCCGGGCGCGCTAGCGCCTAGTACGGAATCTGCACCGTAAAAAAACGAATGGCCTCCCGGCATGTCTCGGGCATGGCTTTTGCTGACCACTCGAAGTGTGAAGGGCAAGGCTCAATTGCCATTGATGGCGGGGCATCCCGTCAAAATTCAGCATCAAGTGATATGGAGATGGCAGAAATGAACGCGAGTGGGGAAGGCTTCATCAACAGTTTCGTCAATGATTTTGACCAGGTTTCAGCGATGGCTGTAACACCGTTCCCCGGTTCTCGGAAGGTCTATATCCAGGGTTCGAGGAGTGACATCAGGGTTCCGATGCGCGAAATCCATCAATCGGATACATCCAGCGAATTTGGTGGGGAAAAAAACCCGCCTATCTATGCCTATGACTGCTCCGGTCCTTACACTGATCCGCTGTTGGATATCAATCTTCTTGAAGGGCTTTCTCCCATGCGAGAGAACTGGATTGAAGAGCGAGGTGACACTGAAATCCTTTCGGGTCTTTCATCAGAGTACGGGCAAAAACGCCTTGCCGATAAGGAGCTTGGTGGGCTGCGCATGAAACATATACGCGCCCCTCGTCGAGCCAAGGCCGGCCAGAACGTCAGCCAGATGCACTACGCCCGCCAAGGCATCATCACGCCGGAGATGGAATACGTCGCCATCCGCGAAAACAACAATCGCCGCGCCTACATCGAATCCCTACGGTCAACCGGAAAAATGGGCGAAAAAATGGCGGCCCTGCTCTGCCGCCAGCACCCCGGCCAGAACTTCGGCGCCAGCATTCCCGAGGAAATCACCCCGGAGTTCGTCCGCAGCGAAATCGCCCGTGGCCGCGCCATCATCCCCAACAACATCAACCACCCGGAAAGCGAGCCGATGATCATCGGCCGCAATTTCCTCGTGAAAATCAACGCCAACATCGGCAACTCGGCCCTCGGCTCCAGCATTCAGGAAGAAGTCGAGAAAATGACCTGGTCGATCCGCTGGGGCGGTGACACCGTGATGGACCTGTCCACCGGCAAGAACATCCACGAAACCCGCGAATGGATCATCCGCAACAGCCCGGTGCCGATCGGCACCGTGCCGATCTATCAGGCGCTGGAAAAGGTCAACGGCAAGGCCGAAGACCTGACCTGGGAAATCTTCCGCGACACGCTGATCGAACAGGCCGAACAAGGCGTCGACTACTTCACCATCCACGCCGGCGTGCTGCTGCGCTACGTGCCGCTCACCGCCAACCGGATGACCGGCATCGTCAGCCGTGGCGGTTCGATCATGGCCAAGTGGTGTCTGGCCCACCACAAGGAAAGCTTCCTCTACACCCACTTCGAGGACATCTGCGAAATCATGAAGGCCTACGACGTCGCCTTCAGCCTCGGCGACGGCCTGCGTCCCGGCTCGATCTACGACGCCAACGACGAAGCTCAGCTCGGCGAACTCAAGACCCTCGGCGAACTGACCCAGATCGCCTGGAAGCACGATGTGCAAGTCATGATCGAAGGCCCCGGTCATGTGCCGATGCACATGATCAAGGAGAACATGGACCTGCAACTGGATCAGTGCAGCGAAGCCCCGTTCTACACCCTCGGTCCCTTGACCACCGACATCGCCCCGGGTTACGACCACATCACCAGCGGCATCGGCG
It encodes:
- the thiC gene encoding phosphomethylpyrimidine synthase ThiC, giving the protein MNASGEGFINSFVNDFDQVSAMAVTPFPGSRKVYIQGSRSDIRVPMREIHQSDTSSEFGGEKNPPIYAYDCSGPYTDPLLDINLLEGLSPMRENWIEERGDTEILSGLSSEYGQKRLADKELGGLRMKHIRAPRRAKAGQNVSQMHYARQGIITPEMEYVAIRENNNRRAYIESLRSTGKMGEKMAALLCRQHPGQNFGASIPEEITPEFVRSEIARGRAIIPNNINHPESEPMIIGRNFLVKINANIGNSALGSSIQEEVEKMTWSIRWGGDTVMDLSTGKNIHETREWIIRNSPVPIGTVPIYQALEKVNGKAEDLTWEIFRDTLIEQAEQGVDYFTIHAGVLLRYVPLTANRMTGIVSRGGSIMAKWCLAHHKESFLYTHFEDICEIMKAYDVAFSLGDGLRPGSIYDANDEAQLGELKTLGELTQIAWKHDVQVMIEGPGHVPMHMIKENMDLQLDQCSEAPFYTLGPLTTDIAPGYDHITSGIGAAMIGWYGTAMLCYVTPKEHLGLPDKDDVKVGIITYKLAAHAADLAKGHPGAQIRDNALSKARFEFRWDDQFNLGLDPDKAREFHDETLPKESAKVAHFCSMCGPHFCSMKITQEVREFAAQQGLDEAAALEKGMEVKSVEFVKAGAKIYS
- a CDS encoding porin, whose amino-acid sequence is MTFTKSKTCRIRVHANFSKKNTVAAAVLMLSMVPASQALETGLPGVEIFGIIDAGFLYQSKSDQGGGGSKTSMETSGLRQSVLGFKGNRDLGKGLSGFFNLEAHFDTNNGNFHGTGDAAGTGNVLFRRQANLGLSGDWGSVTLGRQYGPALLAHIATEPRAFKEQFSNLYAWAYNQYAATAGGPGTDRNTNNDVGIFFSNAIQYRNTIGPVNFGVLWALGGKEGGMEKNSAYALGATYTGPVTLSASYQEVKDEATAHSNVKHAGLGIAIPFGDFTFKGNYLNAKNDTKAGANVSDVDGIGVGVDWKWHPRNTATVAYYDNKDKRNSNDHTRNLVFSNDFSFRPDTTFYVQMAYVDAGSAATIKTSIVAAGIPAVGEQSFLLNVGLNFTF